A genomic region of Coriobacteriaceae bacterium contains the following coding sequences:
- the serS gene encoding serine--tRNA ligase, producing MLDIRFIRENPDAIEEALKNRHAKWDYDEFRRLDEERREIIQKVESLKAERNTVSKQIGVMLKEGNAEEAENAKIRMRDVGDEINNLDGALVAIEEELNGLTYSIPNIPGPNTPIGDDEDDNPEVRRWGTPREFDFEAKAHWDLGPELGIIDFERGVKLAHARFYALHGAGARLERSLINFMLNEHIKWGSTEWWVPALANKETLTGTGQLPKFEEDLFKTTEGLYLIPTAEVMLTNLHANEVLDGAELPIRYCAYTPCFREEAGSAGRDTRGIIRVHQFDKVEMVRFAKPDESDAELENMTSCAEKILQELGLPYRVISLCTGDLGFSARQTYDLEVWLPSYGAYKEISSCSNCGDFQARRANIKFTDENGKKHFAHTLNGSGLAVGRTMAAIIENYQNADGTITVPEALRPYMGCDVIAAQ from the coding sequence ATGCTCGACATTCGCTTCATTCGCGAGAACCCCGACGCCATCGAAGAGGCTCTGAAGAATCGCCATGCAAAATGGGATTACGACGAGTTCCGTCGCCTCGATGAAGAACGCCGCGAAATCATCCAGAAGGTCGAGTCCCTCAAAGCCGAGCGCAACACCGTCTCCAAGCAGATTGGCGTCATGCTCAAGGAGGGCAACGCCGAAGAGGCCGAAAACGCCAAGATTCGCATGCGCGACGTCGGTGACGAGATCAACAATCTTGATGGCGCCCTCGTGGCTATCGAGGAAGAGCTCAACGGCCTCACCTATTCCATTCCCAACATTCCCGGCCCCAACACGCCCATCGGCGATGACGAGGACGATAATCCCGAGGTACGCCGCTGGGGCACGCCGCGCGAGTTCGACTTCGAGGCCAAGGCGCATTGGGACCTCGGCCCTGAGCTCGGCATCATCGACTTCGAGCGTGGCGTGAAGCTCGCCCACGCGCGCTTCTACGCACTGCATGGTGCCGGTGCCCGCCTCGAGCGCTCGCTCATCAACTTCATGCTCAACGAGCACATCAAGTGGGGGTCGACCGAGTGGTGGGTTCCCGCGCTCGCGAACAAGGAGACCCTCACCGGCACGGGCCAGTTGCCCAAGTTCGAGGAAGACCTCTTCAAGACGACCGAGGGGCTCTACCTCATCCCCACGGCCGAGGTCATGCTCACCAACCTGCATGCCAACGAGGTGCTCGACGGCGCGGAACTGCCCATCCGCTACTGCGCATACACGCCATGCTTCCGCGAGGAGGCGGGCAGCGCCGGTCGCGACACGCGCGGCATCATTCGCGTGCACCAGTTCGACAAGGTCGAGATGGTACGCTTCGCCAAGCCGGACGAATCCGACGCCGAGCTCGAGAACATGACCTCCTGCGCGGAGAAGATCCTGCAGGAGCTGGGCCTTCCCTATCGCGTCATCAGCCTGTGCACGGGCGACCTCGGTTTCTCGGCCCGCCAGACCTACGACCTCGAGGTGTGGTTGCCGAGCTACGGCGCCTACAAGGAGATTTCGAGCTGCAGCAATTGCGGAGACTTCCAGGCACGTCGCGCCAATATCAAGTTCACCGACGAGAACGGCAAGAAGCACTTCGCACACACGCTCAACGGCAGCGGCCTTGCCGTCGGGCGCACGATGGCCGCCATCATCGAGAACTACCAGAACGCCGATGGCACCATCACGGTTCCCGAGGCACTGCGTCCGTACATGGGCTGTGACGTGATAGCCGCGCAGTAG
- the cpaB gene encoding Flp pilus assembly protein CpaB, whose protein sequence is MTKQRKQALIAGACGIIAALCVFAYTATIQSEASMARASAIRSYGGERAEVLVANKTIPIGGTIDESNTSVQEWLVDFLPQGQAAQSYEELQGLVAQTEIRVNEPVLLERVGDGSSRITVPDGLAAASVASDDVLAVGGAIRAGSVVDVYVEASSGEITMLGEHILVLETSTLEDSKEKQISWVTLAVKPSSVSDLIAAASKGTIHFVLPGNSAANQGD, encoded by the coding sequence ATGACCAAGCAACGAAAACAGGCGCTCATCGCAGGAGCATGTGGCATTATCGCCGCACTCTGCGTATTTGCCTATACGGCAACGATTCAGTCCGAGGCGTCCATGGCACGTGCGTCGGCGATTCGCAGCTACGGCGGGGAGCGCGCCGAAGTCCTCGTGGCGAACAAGACGATTCCCATCGGCGGCACCATCGACGAGTCCAACACGAGCGTGCAGGAATGGCTGGTCGATTTTCTGCCCCAGGGGCAAGCGGCACAGAGCTACGAGGAGCTTCAGGGCCTCGTCGCGCAGACGGAGATTCGCGTGAACGAGCCCGTGCTGCTCGAGCGTGTCGGTGATGGCTCATCGCGCATCACCGTGCCAGACGGCCTGGCAGCTGCAAGCGTCGCATCCGATGACGTGCTCGCAGTAGGTGGTGCGATACGCGCCGGTTCGGTTGTGGACGTCTACGTTGAAGCCTCGTCAGGAGAGATCACGATGCTCGGCGAGCATATCCTCGTCCTTGAAACGAGCACGCTCGAAGACAGCAAAGAGAAGCAAATCTCCTGGGTCACACTTGCCGTCAAACCCTCGAGCGTGAGCGACCTCATCGCAGCAGCCTCGAAGGGAACCATCCACTTCGTCCTACCTGGCAACAGCGCGGCAAACCAGGGGGACTGA
- the dnaX gene encoding DNA polymerase III subunit gamma/tau: MALSLYRKYRPEVFADVVGQEHVEKTLINAISEGAVAHAYLFCGPRGTGKTTSARLLAKALLCESAQNGQPDGACPQCLEIAQGTHPDVFELDAASRTGVDNVREEIIGRVGFAPTRGRFKVYIIDEVHMLSTAAFNALLKTLEEPPEHVVFVLCTTDPHKVPETIQSRCQRFDFRRFSVEEIVGYLERISKGEGFEYEPEALEFIAAKSAGGMRDATTALEQVGVYTEGKITLDEATRMFGQIDIAALFEIAGYIVRRDTPSCFVWINDLVGRGVDLAQFARDLASHLRNLYVTAITGGENGIVACTAAQLERYRQQAVEFGGCRPPRACARYLRRARRRATQLRRCAPERRDCDDAPYAS, encoded by the coding sequence ATGGCTCTTTCGCTGTATCGCAAGTATCGTCCCGAGGTGTTCGCCGATGTCGTCGGCCAGGAACATGTCGAGAAGACGCTCATCAACGCCATCTCGGAGGGCGCAGTTGCCCATGCGTACCTGTTCTGCGGACCGCGCGGAACGGGCAAGACCACGTCGGCGCGTCTGCTTGCCAAGGCGCTCTTGTGCGAGTCGGCCCAAAACGGTCAGCCTGATGGCGCATGCCCGCAATGCCTCGAGATCGCGCAGGGTACGCATCCCGACGTCTTCGAGCTCGATGCCGCAAGTCGCACGGGTGTCGACAACGTGCGCGAGGAAATCATCGGGCGTGTGGGGTTTGCTCCTACGCGCGGTCGCTTCAAGGTCTACATCATCGACGAGGTGCACATGCTGTCGACGGCGGCGTTCAACGCGCTGCTCAAGACGCTCGAAGAGCCGCCCGAGCACGTCGTCTTCGTGCTGTGCACGACCGATCCGCATAAGGTCCCCGAGACTATCCAGTCCCGTTGCCAGCGTTTCGACTTCCGCCGCTTCTCCGTCGAGGAGATCGTGGGTTATCTCGAGCGTATTAGCAAGGGCGAGGGCTTCGAATACGAGCCCGAAGCACTTGAGTTCATCGCTGCAAAATCTGCCGGTGGCATGCGCGATGCCACGACGGCGCTTGAGCAAGTCGGTGTCTATACCGAGGGCAAGATCACGCTCGACGAAGCGACGCGCATGTTCGGCCAGATCGACATTGCAGCGCTTTTCGAGATTGCGGGATACATCGTGCGACGCGACACACCGTCGTGCTTCGTCTGGATTAACGACCTCGTGGGCCGCGGCGTCGACCTCGCGCAGTTTGCGCGCGACCTTGCTTCGCACCTGCGCAACCTCTATGTGACGGCTATTACCGGCGGCGAGAACGGTATTGTTGCCTGCACGGCTGCTCAGCTCGAGCGCTATCGCCAGCAGGCAGTCGAGTTCGGCGGTTGTCGACCGCCTCGCGCGTGCGCTCGATATCTGCGGCGCGCTCGTCGCAGAGCTACGCAACTCCGCCGATGCGCGCCTGAGCGTCGAGATTGCGATGACGCGCCTTACGCGTCCTGA
- a CDS encoding TrkA family potassium uptake protein produces the protein MNIIVVGCGRVGSHLATLLSEDGHNVSVIDRAADAFKNLGRDFNGRIVRGIGFDESALMDAGIDEADVIAAVTSNDNANLMIAEVARRIYEVPHVITRLYEARREKTYAQLGIDFACGTTLVAEEIFSKIQSGHGHHIDTFGSYELARFAFNLEDDTTMSCSELEKDYDARVVAVEHDDETILPSQDTILHDGDVAIVCVAREDFGRLSRFIRS, from the coding sequence ATGAACATTATCGTCGTGGGCTGCGGCCGCGTGGGAAGCCATTTGGCGACGCTGCTTTCCGAAGACGGGCATAACGTCTCGGTCATAGACCGCGCCGCCGATGCGTTCAAGAACCTCGGACGCGACTTCAACGGCCGCATCGTGCGCGGTATCGGCTTCGACGAGAGCGCCCTCATGGACGCCGGCATCGACGAAGCTGACGTCATTGCCGCCGTCACGAGCAACGATAATGCCAATCTCATGATCGCGGAGGTTGCACGACGCATCTATGAGGTCCCGCATGTCATCACGCGTCTCTACGAGGCGCGTCGCGAGAAGACCTATGCGCAGCTTGGCATTGACTTCGCCTGCGGAACAACGCTCGTAGCCGAGGAGATCTTCTCGAAAATCCAGTCGGGCCATGGCCATCACATCGACACCTTCGGCAGTTACGAGCTAGCACGCTTTGCCTTCAACCTCGAAGATGACACCACCATGTCATGCAGCGAGCTCGAGAAGGACTACGATGCGCGCGTCGTCGCCGTCGAGCATGACGACGAAACCATCCTCCCCTCGCAGGATACGATTCTGCATGATGGCGACGTGGCCATCGTTTGCGTCGCCCGCGAGGACTTCGGCCGTCTTTCGCGCTTTATCAGGAGCTGA
- a CDS encoding NAD-binding protein has product MFIVISGGSTTAEYLISMMLEQNHRITLIEEDRETIDHLADTLPPEVLIIEGDGTDSAVQLDAGVDDADLFVALMGHDETNLVACEIAMTAFNVPRCIANVNNPKNGRIFHEVGIEPVSSTELIARMVEEEAIVGDMRMVFSLREGDIVMVETKLPAKMRHKGGVRVADIPFSHDTQLIAVIRDDEFVMITGDTVLYPGETIIAATKSDAEEEFRNIIRHL; this is encoded by the coding sequence ATGTTCATCGTCATTAGCGGTGGGTCAACCACGGCAGAGTACCTCATCTCGATGATGCTTGAGCAAAACCACCGCATCACCCTCATCGAAGAAGACCGCGAAACCATCGATCACCTTGCCGACACCCTGCCGCCCGAGGTGCTCATCATCGAAGGCGACGGCACCGATTCTGCCGTGCAGCTCGACGCCGGTGTCGATGACGCCGACCTCTTCGTCGCGCTCATGGGCCATGACGAGACGAATCTCGTGGCTTGCGAGATCGCCATGACCGCGTTCAACGTGCCGCGCTGCATCGCGAACGTCAACAACCCCAAGAACGGCCGTATCTTCCACGAGGTGGGCATCGAGCCCGTTTCGTCGACCGAGCTCATTGCGCGCATGGTCGAGGAGGAGGCCATCGTCGGCGATATGCGCATGGTGTTCTCGCTGCGCGAGGGTGACATCGTGATGGTCGAGACGAAGCTGCCCGCCAAGATGCGCCACAAGGGCGGCGTGCGCGTGGCCGACATCCCCTTCTCGCACGATACGCAGCTCATCGCCGTCATTCGCGATGACGAGTTCGTGATGATCACGGGCGATACGGTGCTGTATCCGGGCGAGACCATCATCGCCGCAACCAAGAGCGATGCCGAGGAAGAGTTCCGTAACATCATCAGACATCTATAG